In Primulina eburnea isolate SZY01 chromosome 14, ASM2296580v1, whole genome shotgun sequence, the following proteins share a genomic window:
- the LOC140811764 gene encoding uncharacterized protein: MPDIHSLVNEFIVKLNKRKVEGSKACAKLTAELLRSFISQQRLPQRNESGALIEAVKSVGEELIAANPVELAVGNVVRRVLHIIREENLSLTTAAVGGLSLSAESDDEDDVHDDYPALSATMVAAAARSALRPPSLQTLLEDVPNAIALPYAYSSGGDSEGKSKSTDKNSVTRKLKHNVIEAVNELIQEISTCHEQIAEQAVEHIHQNEVIMTLGSSRTVTEFLCAAKEKKRSFRVFVAEGAPRYQGHALAKELATRGLQTTVITDSAVFAMISRVNMVIVGAHAVMANGGIIAPVGLNMLALAAQRHAIPFVVLAGIHKLCPLYPHKPEVLLNELKSPSELLDFGEFSDCLDFGSGTGSPLLHVVNPAFDYVPPNLVSLFITDIGGHNPSYMHQLMAEYYSVDDLVVRGKSAS; this comes from the exons ATGCCCGACATTCATTCGCTCGTGAATGAATTCATTGTCAAGCTCAATAAACG AAAAGTTGAAGGTTCGAAAGCATGTGCAAAATTAACTGCGGAACTGCTCCGTTCATTCATATCACAGCAGAGACTGCCGCAACGTAACGAGTCTGGGGCTCTCATTGAGGCCGTGAAATCGGTCGGGGAGGAACTTATTGCTGCCAATCCTGTAG AGTTAGCTGTTGGCAATGTTGTACGGCGTGTTCTACATATTATACGCGAGGAGAATCTTTCTCTAACTACTGCTGCTGTCGGCGGGTTAAGTTTATCAGCTGAAAGTGACGATGAAGATGATGTGCATGATGATTATCCAGCACTTTCAGCTACAATGGTAGCTGCCGCTGCAAGAAGCGCTCTAAGGCCACCTTCACTGCAGACTCTGCTCGAGGATGTGCCCAATGCAATTGCCCTGCCTTATGCATATTCTTCTGGTGGTGATTCTGAAGGAAAAAGCAAAT CGACTGATAAAAATTCAGTGACTCGGAAGCTCAAGCATAACGTTATTGAGGCAGTCAATGAACTCATTCAAGAAATTTCTACTTGCCATGAACAGATTGCTGAACAAGCAGTGGAACATATACATCAAAA TGAGGTGATCATGACTCTAGGAAGTTCAAGGACAGTAACGGAGTTCCTATGTGCTGCAAAAGAGAAAAAGAGGTCATTCCGTGTTTTTGTTGCAGAGGGTGCTCCGAG ATATCAGGGACACGCTCTTGCAAAAGAACTGGCTACAAGAGGGCTACAAACTACAGTTATTACTGATTCTGCTGTTTTTGCTATGATTTCTCGAGTCAACATG GTTATAGTTGGAGCACATGCTGTCATGGCCAATGGTGGGATTATAGCTCCTGTGGGGTTGAATATGTTGGCCCTAGCTGCTCAAAGGCATGCTATCCCTTTTGTTGTGCTTGCTGGGATTCACAAG CTGTGTCCTCTATACCCTCATAAACCAGAGGTCCTACTGAATGAGTTAAAGTCTCCATCTGAGCTTCTGGACTTTGGAGAATTTTCGGATTGTTTGGATTTTGGGAGTGGCACTGGTTCACCTCTTCTTCACGTTGTCAATCCTGCATTTGATTACGTGCCACCAAATCTTGTTAGCTTATTTATAACTGATAT TGGTGGGCACAACCCTTCATACATGCACCAGCTCATGGCTGAATATTACTCTGTTGATGATTTAGTTGTGCGAGGGAAATCAGCTTCTTGA
- the LOC140812157 gene encoding zinc finger BED domain-containing protein RICESLEEPER 2-like — protein sequence MNKMIFIACVLDPRFKFDYVAFVLLKMYGQEKGEQLRVEIKLYMTSLFEEYRKVTSKMSQGSSTSKVEPSGINTGNIHKRTLIQQEYLRYKAESGNMDAKTELDKYLDEDVEVANEHFDILLWWKVNSSKFPTLAEMTRDVLAIPISTVASESAFSTGGRVLDSFRSSLTPRLVQALICLQDWFRKESSPIKVEEDLDHLEEIESDLINIGRDSCIGRDSCITNI from the exons ATGAATaagatgatttttattgcatgtgtgCTTGATCCtcgtttcaaatttgattatgTGGCTTTTGTGCTTTTGAAGATGTATGGGCAAGAGAAAGGGGAGCAATTAAGAGTTGAAATAAAGTTGTATATGACTTCTTTGTTTGAAGAATATAGGAAGGTCACTTCAAAAATGTCTCAAGGATCATCTACTAGTAAAGTTGAGCCATCAGGTATAAACACAGGAAATATTCATAAAAGAACACTAATACAACAAGAATACTTGAGATATAAGGCTGAAAGTGGAAATATGGATGCTAAGACTGAGTTAGATAAGTATCTCGATGAAGATGTTGAGGTTGCAAATGAACATTTTGATATTTTGCTTTGGTGGAAAGTTAACTCTTCCAAATTTCCTACTCTGGCTGAGATGACTCGTGACGTGTTAGCGATTCCTATTTCTACTGTGGCATCGGAAAGTGCTTTTAGCACCGGGGGACGTGTTCTAGATTCATTTAGAAGTTCATTAACACCTCGATTAGTGCAAGCTCTCATTTGCCTTCAAGATTGGTTCCGAAAGGAATCTTCTCCCATTAAAGTAGAAGAAGACTTGGATCATCTTGAAGAAATTGAATCTG atttgatCAATATTGGAAGGGATTCTTGCATTGGAAGAGATTCTTGCATAACCAATATATAA